The Cuculus canorus isolate bCucCan1 chromosome 3, bCucCan1.pri, whole genome shotgun sequence DNA window TGCCTCATTCATTCAGACATTAGCTTTGAAATGTGAAAACTGAACTTCGAAGAAAAACTTTTATCTCTGCATTTACAACTTCTGAAAGTGCtgggtggaaaaagaaaataaagtcttgATACTTGGATTTCCTCTGTGTGCCATTATTGACTTGGCAGAGTTAGAATTGACACTCAGTAAAGGAGTTTCAGTACTTAAGGGATTGCTCACTGGTGGACAGAAGATGAGCAACTTGTACAATAGTGTTTTCTGCTTGGGTTTGTTCCCTtacttccccccctccccctgtCAGTTTTTGTGTGAGTGAACATGGGAAGAGGTTGAGCACCTAAATAGGTAACAGCTGGtgccagttttatttttaacttctacTAAGTTTAGAAAGGTGTcttctaagaaaaatgaaaatttcaccAATCTCCAGAACTGtgccttttggttttttatctGTTCTTTGGTTTCGTTGCTCTacaatttttctcttccctgtgttTGTTTCAATCTCTCCAGCACTAGTTGTTTGCATTGCATTGGAACCAAAAATGCCTTCTTTGAAAGGCAAGATCTCTCTTCTCAAGAAGCTTTCTTATGCTGGTCCAAGTCATTACCcttgacattttaattaatttcaaaaactTTATTTCTGAGTATTACTTTGTCAATCAGTTTTAAGATACTTAAGACCCATGTATCCCCaaaatttggtttaaaatcaaagaaaggGACTGAAGAGGCCATCctcatttttaaagcagcttgTAACATGAAAATCTCTCTGTAGGAGTCTATTTACTGGGAAAATACGggcagaagaaaatcagagaaatccAAGAACGAGAGGCAGCTGAATACATCGCCCAGGCACGGAGGCAGTATCATTTTGAAAGTAATCAGAGGACGTGCAATATGACAGGTAAGTTGAGGAAATAGCTACTGCTCTTGATAGGTGGAATTATTTGAGGATGGAAGAACAACAAGAAATATAGGTGAATTCCAAATCTTAATACTTGTGCATAAATGGAGTAATTTTgcttaataaaaacagaatCTGAAGAACTGAGAATTGTAGAGATTTGTAGGGATCATCCAATCCCTTGGATTGACTATATCCATCTGTAATGCATACAAATGTACATGCAGGTTACAATTGTTTGCCACTTCAAGACCCTTTGTATACTGCCCTAAACTGCATGGAGTGTTGAGGTGTGAAACAGTGCCCAGATTCAAACAGTAGTGAATTTACAGCAGGATTTTATTTGCTATAGTATGTTGTTAGTAAGCTACACGGAGAGCTTGGTgggtaatttttatttacaaataagtAGTACATCAGCCTGTTAGTTCCCTACATTTTAGCAGTTGAAGGTACCCAACTGGCTGGGAAGCAAGAAGTGGCGGTGTTTGTGTTACAGCATTGGTCTTCGGACTTTTTGCAGAGGAGATGGTACGATAGAATTTAACAAAGTCCTTGTCATTCATGTAAATACGGGCCATTCAAAACTATTTCTATAAAACAAATTGGGCAGCATTTTCTTACCCTGTTAAAATTTGTAATGGCTTCTTGGGTGGCTGCAAATGCTTTCTGTGCACTGCAAATGCTTTCTGTGCACTGTGTTTACCCTGACAtgaaatattctgttatttcattttcaccttttccattttgttgtGCTGGGATTGATTTTGCTGCAAggactgtttttctttgcccttCATTATACAAAGTAGCTTCTATCTGGCAGCATGCATTCTTGTCAAGGTTTTTCATGCTTTGTTCTTAGCGTTTCCTATGTTTTATGCAtgcttgttttccatttcctgtTCCCATCATATAACAGCAGATTGGACACTGAATATTCCAAAagtaaaggattttttcctaccagccttcttttgtttaaagcatgcctttctcttgttttcttgttggCAAAAAGACAAACCTCAGATCTTTGCATTTCTCCAAATGAGAAAACAGTGTAGATTTTCACCAGATTTTCGTAGGGGAGTTAAAGGCACGTACATGCAGATATGAAGCAGATATGCAGGATGTGAGAACACATCTGCAGCTAGAGCCTACAAAGACATGTAGTCATGTAAGGGTGGCATTGTGCCCAGGCTTCTGAGGGGAAGCAGATGATGGCACTTCTGAGTACCCACAggattttctacttttttttgtcctccCAGCTTTGCCTGTTGAGCAACGGGCTTTGCATTGTATAACAGCTATTGAGTGAGAGCTTGGGATAGGTTTatgatggttttttttcatattgacagacttttcttttcctttcaacaaCAGTGTTGTCAATGCTTCCAACATTGAGAGATGCCTTAATGCATCAACTAAATTCTGAGAGCCTCACATCCCTTCTTAAAAATAGGTAAGACCGTTTTGCTAACTATGTTGAAGATCACTTGTTTTGATCACAAGATAAGTTGTGGCTCTTTTTCAAGTTATCTCTTCATAAtatagagaccatagagaaTTCTAATTCTGTGTCCCATTGAGTCACTATGTATTTTGAAATCactatgtaaatattttgtgataTGTTAGATGTATTTTGATAGATGTGGCTGGCGTTTTCCAAACATTACATGAAATAGTATTCCTTTAAGATGCTGGACCGAGAGCTGGTTTTTGTTGAAGTGCTTGCAAGATAGATGATGTAATTACAGGATCTAGTACTTTCTTAAACAGGACAGGGTATCTTGACTGAGATGTTGATGTTgtgtttgtaaaattatttgtcATCTTATCAAAGTCAGATGTGAATGGTAGTGGAAAATATCCCAGATGAGATTGCGAATGGATGTAAGCTgtgagaagtaatttttttccccttttttgaAGTAGAACAAATAGGGACATGTCATACATTAAGAGGGATGTTTCCTTGTCAGAAAACACCTTTGGTTGTCTTGTAACTGCAGGAAGAAgtagcatatttttaaatacataaagtGCATAATAACATACCTTAAAGGAAAGTAAGCTGCTTGGCATCTGGCACAGAGTAAAATTGTTATGGAGACAGTTAACACAGATTTTCTGACTCACTCTAGAATGCCTTTCTAGTTTACCACCCACAAGCTTATTTATATGGCTATAATTTCAGCTGTCCAGCATTTAATAGATTACCTATCCAgtcactgtctttttttcacgTAAAAATCCTCCCATCATAAGGCAACAGAATGTGCTACTTAAAGTGGGAGTTATACGCTGAATGATGTGTTTATAACAGATTATTTGAGAATTTGCAACAGTAATTGAATATTATGTACCCCAAGCAACAAGAAAGTAGGAGAAGTTACTTTTAGTGGAATATTCTATATACTTTGtcataataatatttttactcaatgaaaaattaatctgaatgAATAAGTGATCTTGTGGATCACCAGATTTGTCTGCTGGACTCTACAGCAACGTAGCCTAAAAAGGCCTGTCATGCTTTGCTCAGTGGTGAAGTCACATAATGCCTTACTTCGTTCTCTGTAGCGTGTGTTCTTTTCTCAAAACGTGTCTGTTGTTTCTAACTTGTGTGACTAGCTGGAACAGTTTATGGGGACAGTGATGTGCCTCTGAATTCCAGTAATCCCAGTTAAAATAGAGACGAAAATTTTGATGTTATTGCTACAcgtttctgaaaaaaaatattttcctaaatgCTGGGTACATGCAATATCCTGTAAGCTTGGATGTCCCTCTACAGTGTAACTTACAGTGGAGTTTCTGTCTTAATGTTTTTGCCTTATGCTGAGAAAGTTTTAACTAGATGTGCTTGAACTTCTTGAATGGAAAAGGTACACAAGGGGTTGGGAAGACACAGATCATGAATTAGGTCATCAGAGCTCATTCCACTTTGAAGTGAGTCTTTTGGTGAAGCTCTGCGTTCTTGTACTGCACATGGAGGTataggtttgttttctttccacttcGATTTGAGTAGGCAGCTTGACCTTTGAGTGCCATTGTTGttgaataaacaaaataatagaTTTGGAGACTTACCTTTCCTAAGAACCCTGCAGATGTATTCTGTTCCTCGCATAGTCTATGTTTTGACTTAATGTGTTATGGATCTATGTTATCCTATCTTACAGGTGATGTTATGACTTTGGTActcctttaaattaaaatctgtttccttAAATTCAAAGCCTTTTTACATTGTCTTAGTACTTTGGGGAGGGGCAGTGGTAGATTGAAGACTTCAGCCAGCTTACACCCTCAGTGTTCCAGAGAAACTTTTAAGGAGGAAGCAGCACACAAGACTGTAGGTGTTCTTGCTGTGTCAGTCCTGCTCTTTTCAAAGCTGTGTGATTGAGATGAGGAGGAATACCTGCTGCTGTAGCCTTGCAGATGTTCCATATCTCCCACTAATTCAGCACTTAGCTTTATTCCAGacctctgggtttttttgtttgcatttctttttgcttctgtaaGCAGGCAATggttttccaaataaataataatgaaataaaagttgAGTTTTGAGTAGCAGCTGAGTCTTAGTAAATTATAGCAGATTATGACTGAAAAATCCATTTCCACTGTTAGGCTTAATACTTGCAGACTTAAACTGTTACGTGGCTCTTGCCTTGAGTTGTCAGGAGAAACTTTTTGTAAATGGGAGCTCTATTGTATATGGTAGCTCAAAATGTTTTGACATAATAGGTACAAATGTAGTTGGCTGATGTTGATGTCTTggcttctctttctgtcttcagttGGCATGGAGAACTTACCACTCATAAGTAACAAATATGGGTTTGAGTCCTATTGTGTGTTTTCTCTACGAAAGTATCATTGTGTCTTTTTAACACTTTCCTTTGGTTTACTTTagaatagcttttaaaaatgttgatttagtttgcaaaaagaaatgcataaacTGGTTTTGTATGTGCCATGGATCCTTTTATCTCTTGCAACTATCCTTTCTTTAATCTGTCTCTGTACCTTTTGGAGTTGTAGACTTAGTAGTTTATTATATCAGTTAATTCACATTATTTGATTGCAGTAGGCTTAAAATTTGACTGTTGTATCACTTACATAAGTAAAATCTAAGGCAAAGTGCATGTGTTGTGCCtataaatagaaattatttcaggtaaaaagtgtattttttttttataaactagATTATTGTAAAGGCTAGGCTAATCTGAGCTACCTGCCCGAGATATTTAACAGTTAATTCTGATCCTAATAAATTATCAAATGTTTCTCTTGAGTGACTTTCACgaattttttcttccacaataGATATACAGTAGCAGTGTACATCAGGTTGTTCAGGTGTATCTGGGCAATTTGCTCTTTTGACTTCagaatatataaaattttagGAATTGGTCAGGTCAAAAAGGTAAATGGACTTCAACTAAAGAAGAAAGGTCAACTTGGATTTGTGTGGATGGTGCAAGACTTCTTTTCCACAGATGTTCTCTTCATTTCTGGGTGATTAAATCTGAACTTGAAAACCAGGTTAGCCAATGATAAATCTTGCCAGAAAGTAGGATAGAGAAGTTCTGATCCTGTGCTTATTGTGCACAGGTGGATACAGGGAGCCCTACTGAACAGAGGCCTACATTAAATATATGCAGGATCAGGGCCTCCAAAAGACCGCTCAGTGTCATCAGTGGGCTTTTTCTGACTGCTTAGCATAGTAACACAAAATTGATAATATATGTGTGTACTTGACATCACTAAATACTACATTTGTGCATTAAagtttaaatatcttttctgtgcCTTCATAGCTTATCGCTTTTATACTGCTTTCCTGAATGAGGCAAATCAATGTAGACATGAATGTGCTTGAATAACTACAGTGCCTGTATGAGCTTGCCATAGAGCATAGCTGTTTCatttaacatatttattaactgccaatgaaaatataattttcaatgtttatttccatttgttttttacAGGCCAGCAAACAAGTTAGAAATATGGGAGGATCTAAAGATAATAAgtaagtggaaaagaaagattcCATCTGCATATTTAGCATCAATATAAAATGCCTTTCACACCCTTTAAAATGCACACTTTACACTGGGCTGTTTTTTCAGTAGCTAGGAGGATGGTGTAACACACAATGTGGTGAACCTCATCCCTGCCCAAAAGCTCCTTGtaaaagaatgttttgtaaCCCTGGGGGAAGTTAGAAGCTCAgagacaaagatgaaaaattgtATTGTCCTTCATGTTATGCTGACTCAAGAAAACTCTATGAGAACTTTCTGtgccatcacagaaaaattaagactAGTTTTTCAGAAAGTTCTATGCTGAACCTAAAAGGAAACATACATCAGAAATATAGGCCAGCCCTTCCATGGTCAGCAACTTCCTCTTTTCAGGCCTGATAGACCCACCACAGCAGTGGTTATGAACCCTTTTGTTCATCTTATTGTTTATTGGCTGATACTAGCAGTGGAAGGGTAGGAAGAACAGTGAAGTTGGGTGATGATGTAGTGAATactactgactttttttcttttttactgcttttgatTCCTTagtaccattttttttctccttttcacaaCACCTTTACAGATCCTCCTTCTGATCCAGCTGATCCTGTGTCTTTGCTACTCAGCATTCAtccatatttatttatgttgctATTTCTAAACATCCTCTGTTGCTGAGTGGCTGGTAGCCGACCCTTattaaagtttatttctttagaTATTAGCTGCTCCTGCCATTGCTAACTTTTTTACCCAAGCTGCTGTTATGTCCTCTGTGTCTTAATAGCATGACGAGGGCTAACATACTGTGTGTTTTTTATGGTCTAATGAAAAAAGATTATTTGATACTacatcctttttccttctggagcAACTTgtatagtttgggttttttttccccaaataactAGTGTAATGtgcaaaataatattaatatagaACTTGAAATGGGACACTTCAGATGTAGCTCCAGCACGCATTAGACTCATGACTGTTTTGTTTATGTATTGTGAAAATATGTCACGGCAACCAAGAAGAGAAATGTGACTgtacttaaaaatcaaaactttttgAGTCTTGGAGAGCACTCTTGCTCCTTGGCTCACACTTATTTCTTTGAGTTTGAAGTTATTTTGTTGCCTCTTTTCAAGGTTTCACAAGAAGCATTGTAGCTGTATATAGTACCTGTATGTTAGTGGTTCTTCTGCGAGTCCAGTTAAATATTATTGGCGGTTACATATACCTGGATAATGCTGCACTCGGCAAAAATGGCACAGTAAGTTTCTTGGTTTGCTTCAAAGGTAGAATTTCCACTTTCTTGGAAGCAATGGGATTATTTAGTGAGATATAAAAAGGGCATAGCTTAGGAGTATTAGAATGAAAGCAAGAGTTTGTAAACGAGTGGGAGATACGGAAGTGTTACTGGAAGTAGCGTATGTTGGTGTGTTTTAATAGCCTCTAAATTCAGATGATTTGGTGTTACTGTTGCTTAACAAAGTACTGCCATTATTGAAGGATACAGTTTGTCTGCATCTGTATTCCTTAAAGTCGCTTCATATTGAAACACCAAtgtaaagtaatttcttttttttttctttttttgtggtgcAATAAACTGTGTGAATGATCCCAGATACATATGCAAATGTATATAAATTCTTAGGTTTTCCTAGCACATATATTAATTTCCCCAGTTAAATTTTCCtaggattaaagaaaaatgctgtctttgAAATCTAACTCCACAAGGCTATCTACCATAAATGTCTGTTGGTGGGGCCAAGCAAAGTAGAagacttgggtttttttctttttgtcgTATATCTATCACCACTCAATAAAAGCAGATCAAAAGTAAGCAAGTACCCATTGTACGGAGTATGATCTGCAAATAGTTGGACAGCTGATCTAAAAATAATGGAGACAAACTTTGATTAGTTGTCAAATGCCCCTCTGTGATAGGTCCTGCTGAGAGTCAAGGAACAGCATGTCAAGGCAGGTCTGAGAAAAGCTTTCATTAGGGACGCCAGGGTTGACAGAGGTCACtcttcattttgtaaaatatgaaaaagcttttttaaaagggCAAAATGAGTTTGGACTAGAgatgtttcctttctgttatttttccaaTAGAGAATTGGGTTGACAGGGCCAAGTCTGTGGCACTCTGCTGGAGCAAACTGGGAGCATGTCTCAGTTCCTGAAAGCTTCTTTTCTGACAGATAGACTTTAGTTAGGGTTGAGCATAAGTATCCTAAGTTTACTTTTTCGGGTGATGGAGGGTCTCGTTTCATCCGCAGTGCAGTTTAAGAGACTTTCCTATgtatgaataaaaaataaaagaatttttttctgtcccacTGAAGATGGAAGTGAGATCTGTATTGTACTGAATGCCGGAGGACTTATTGAAAGGTCTATGGTTTGATGGCAGGAATGGAGCCAGAAGCTCCAGAGCTGCATGAGAATGAGGGAATCTCCCTGCAGCGGATGTTTATAAAGATGAAGGAAATTGGGTGCAACtggtttgaaattattttgcattgtgCTCTACTGTTGACATGTCATAGAActcttgtgtgttttcttttttcccgTAGACACCACTAGCTCCCCCTGAAGTTCAGCAGCAATATTTATCAAGTATTCAGCACCTTTTAGGAGATGGTATGGCGCTTATTATGAGCTACTAACTACACTTGTAacattctactttttttctagACTTAAGCAAATCCTTAGAATAATTTTGACAATTTCTTCCTCCTAGGACTGACAGAGTTAATAACTATTGTTAAACAAGCTGTACATAAAGTTTTTGGCAGGTAAGAGTCTTATGTTTCTCTGGTTTGCTTTTGAGTTTCATTGTGATGACTGTTCCcaaaacaatacattttattagaatttaaaaaaggaaagtgtaCCGACTTTTTCCAAACCAACTTTTTATTATAGCAGACTATGTCTAGATCATGTAACTTGTGAAAATGTTATCTGTAGGAGAGCAAagcatcattattttttttggaaTCAACACTAtggtgtttttcctttccagcatTTCCCTTAAGCACACCCTGTCTCTTCTGGAGTTGGAAGAGAAACTTAAAGATATCAGGAAAGTAGTGGAACATAAAGATTCAGATCAAATTGCATCTTGCTCTCCGTTATGTCATTATCTGATGCCAGATGAAGAAAACCCCTTAGCTGCCCAGGTACTTGTTCAAATTTTTCATCTACccttttcattctgcattttttgtttgtttattttggggaGGGAAGAGTGCTTAACAGTCCTCTAGTTGTACCATGGTATCTCTGTCTTTAATAAATGGCTATGCTTCTTCCTTCATAACTCAAGTGTCCTTATCTCTTTAATCTTGGCAAAGTGAAGTTGTACttttttcagatttgaaaaCAAGTGTCATCCTCAGAATGTTAGCTTTGAGCTCAGAAACACAGCCCAATTACTGCTTTTAGCCTGTTGATTTATGCTGTAACACAGTGCAGCTTAACTCAGTCTTAAGCTAAATTGTATTACTTTGCACTTGTGTACTAGCAAACAGCTGtagctgtttggtttttagcATCTTGGCTGATGCACAAGAAAGTGATAGTGTGCTGGGGTCCTTTGTTGTTCTGGGCTGGAAGATGAACAGGAGTCAAGAGAAAGGGCTATCTAATCTCAGTTGTAATGttaaataatttcctaaatTTTCTAAAGGCGTTTGTCTCCATCCGCACCACAGGTTGGAGAAAATTCATTCTTGACTTGATATGACTGGTATAAAGAAGAAACTTAGGCTTCAGCATGTGATTATGCGCACTTATTCCTTTAACTTAAGCTGGTATGCAGGATTTATTGCAGTTTTGGAggtcagaagtgaaaaaaaaacgCTTTTCTCAATTAGTCTGGTATTTCCTGCTAATactgcttttagaaaaaaaagcaaacaaaaaacaaactacagtgaatatttaaaaggaaaagtagaaaacaaattataaagAATCCAATTTACAGcaataaataaacagatttgACTTATACATCTTGACTTAATTCTATGCTACAAAATTCTTCTATTTCTACACTTATGATTGCCAATGGATTTCTTACTAAATAGTGTCTATCTTTGCCTTTTCTAGGCCTGTGGACTCACAGAAAGAGACATTGCTACAATTAAATTACTTAATGAAACTAGAGATATGCTAGAAAGGTATAGAGAAATATTCTGTATTCATGTTAAACTCCTGCTCACGTTTATCATTTATGCAAGACAATTACTTCCATATAAAGAGCTGTCAACTTTGATTTGCCAAATGTGACTGCTCTGCTGCATTGAATTTTTATATTCACTAATTGTAGGCTGggatttttaaaactgagtgCTCTGAAACTCATTTATTAGAAATAGTTCTGCCTTAACAAGATGTCCAGGATGCCCTTCCCAGTCAGTCCCCTTTATCTCTTCCTCACCTTTTCTGTAGTTATGCAGGAACAGCGGAATACTTCTcttctgctaaagcagggtaAATTGAGAGTAACTTTATTAGATTTACAGGCTTTGATAAAAAGAACACCAGTTCTGACTTActagagtttatttttaatgcatgaTTTTGAAAGCGGTTGTATTTGTCCTTCTACCAGAGAGCTACTGAAGTGAGGCTTCTATAATAAACTTTGAGTAGGAGAAAATTGAGCCAAATGCCAAACTCTTCTTATAATTTAGCTGCTAGAGATCTGGGGCATTCTGAGCATAAGTCCCTTCTGTATTATTACTTAGTAAGAAATGGAGAAGTGAGAAGTGCTTTAGCTTTATCTGGTTTCTGGTAAGCTTAGGGTAGAGTGTATGTTGTTGATTGGTTTGCTGTGGAGGTATTGGGGAGCTGGTCTTTCCCGAGGTGGCTATACTAATGGCCTTTTGTCTGCATCATACAGCATCTTTATGGGAGGGACAACAGTAGTATTGAATGCTTGCAGCATTTTCtagttggaaaaaataaatcctaggaatcaaactcttttttttttttctttaccccAGTCCAGACTTCAGTACAGTTTTGAGCACATGCTTAAATAGAGGATTCAGTCGACTGCTGGACAATATGGCAGAGTTTTTTAGACCTACTGAACAGGACCTCTCTCAGAATGGCTCTGTAAataggtaaatattttcttttgttatcgCTCTCATGTGAATAATGCTTTGGGTTCATAGTGAATTCCAAAAAAGGCTACTGATTTCCCAGCTTACTTGAAGTTCTTATGCTGGAAAAGgctgtttcttgcttttcaatAAACACTGACTTCACCCATCAAATTGCTAGAATTCACTTGAGGTATCTTTGCCACCATTACTTGCAGAtctaaaaccagaaagcagaagaCCTATACTTTGCACTTTTTGCCAAGGCTGCCAAGCAGCCTTTCTAGCTAAGGAGGATTTACCCGACAGGTGGCGACTACTGGAAGATGTACTGTAGTACCTCCCCTGTGAGGAAGACAGTGTTCCCTACAATTAGCAGATAAGCTCTGTATGCCCCAGACTCTGACTTTCAGTTGCTGTAGTGCTCAAGGAAGGTGGGCATTACCATGACTCTCCAAACACATGTAGCCAGCGCACCCACAGAGCTTTAGGTTCTTTGCTggtatgctgaaaaaaaatacttgcattcAAAATCTTCTGCctctcaaaatattaaaaaatattcaaagtatTCAGAAATAGTCTTCATTCTGAAATTTGCTTGGGTTTTGAAGAGTGCAGTGAAAGTGTTACAAATCCAAAAGCTGAGTTCAAATCCTTGAAATgctatttctaaaatattaaaattaaaaccttgaATAGTAACcggttttgtgtgtgtttattttaataactgaTGGCTCTCAAAGagtatgtatttaaataaaaccaaaatcacttAAAATATCCCAAAGGCTGTAGTTTGGCTGTCTGTCCTAAGCATGGTTTAGAGATTGATATGGTGTGAGATCATAAACTGGCAATTCTGTTTACCTATACAGACATGTCAAGATTCTGGCTAAGCCATGTTTCTCTTGCATGAGAACCAAGTATGAAGCTGTGTGTAATAGGAATACCAAATGAAATTTGCTTTCTTAATCCTCTTAATTAAAGGCTTGATAGAAACAAACACTTCATCTGTACATTTTAGTTTACAATCTTTTGACTCTTATTTTTGAAACAGTAATTTAGAATTGTAATAATCACAGTTTGGCTTTATTAACGTCATGGCAGGTCTAGgctaatattttttgttcttctctagTCTTTCCAGTGTCAGTCTTCCTTTAGCCAAGATAATTCCAATAATAAATGGACAGATCCATTCAGTCTGCAGTGAAACACCCAGTCACTTTGTTCAGGTAAGAATCTTGCTTATGTAAAATATCCCAagtaaaattttgaaattaacaTCTTATGTTTGATTTTAGTAACACTTCATTCTGTTTAATTTGAGcggctttaaaaaaaagcagaaacaattgGTGTAAGTTAAGCTTTCATAAACTTGTATCTTCCAACAATATGCTGTTTTTCTAGAACCTCCTCCCTCTGCTAACTTGTGCAGAGGCACAAAAATCTCTCTCAATTTCATTCAATTTGCAGTTCTGCCCATAAATCttcttgaagtaaaaaaaaaaatagagctcTGTGGGAATGTCAGGTGCTTTTTCTCCTGATGCATTATGtactgcagcaaaaccagaacatTACAGATGTTTGATTAAGcaaatttattctttaaatttctTCTAGGACCTGTTGATGATGGAACAAGTGAAAGATTTTGCTGCTAATGTTTATGAAGCTTTTAGTACTCCTCAGCAACTAGAGAAATGAACTCTACATTTATAGGAATAGATGGTGTATTTATAATGAATCCTTTGTGACTGCTGATGAGATCTGGGTTAATTTTATAACGGTGTAGGGAGTGGTAGACCAGCAGAAAGAACATTCTGAAAAATGTGGGAGTAAGCCCATATTTATTCTAATAGAATTCTGTTTCAACTACCTATTAAAGATATTCTTGGTGAAAGAATCATTGTATGTAAAGAGTTTTCTATTACAGAAGTGGTGAAGCTCCTTCCATAattcatgtgatttttttttttttttttgcatctgaaaGGCATGTAGTGGAAGTATTACAGCAAAGTACTAAACCCATTTGTTTGCCTGGGTTGTGCAAGTTCTGGAAAAAACTAATGATAGTGATGTAAATGTAGCACAAAGTAGGAGAATAAAGTAAGACAGCAGCTCCTtccaaatttttcattttataaaggaaaatttttttttccccccttaactttacaaatatttttccaaagagTCTCTCATTATTCAGAAAGCCTTTGCCAACTGATGCACGTTAAGCTGGGGTGTGCTCTCTGTTACTTAATATTAAAAGAATGTGGATTTTTAGAAGTTCTCTTGTTTATGCTGTTGAAACAGCCACACTGTACACATtaacttgtaaatattttatcttaatttgtattaattttgaGCCCAATTGTCTgtattgtaataaaatattttaatgtaaaatttgtTCATGTATTAACCTTACTGGCAGGAAAGGCAATACCTTCATTTGGCCCAGCACTTAAAATCTTGACATAGTTGAAAGAATAAGTTTAACTTATATAGTAGCGATTTTGCACTTACTAATATTactcaggaaaaataaacctttgATCTCTACACTGAAACAATTAATGGTTTTTGTTGTCCTATGCCTCCCCCACACTGCAGACTTCAC harbors:
- the PEX3 gene encoding peroxisomal biogenesis factor 3 isoform X1; amino-acid sequence: MLRSLWSFLKRHKKKCLALGTFLGGVYLLGKYGQKKIREIQEREAAEYIAQARRQYHFESNQRTCNMTVLSMLPTLRDALMHQLNSESLTSLLKNRPANKLEIWEDLKIISFTRSIVAVYSTCMLVVLLRVQLNIIGGYIYLDNAALGKNGTTPLAPPEVQQQYLSSIQHLLGDGLTELITIVKQAVHKVFGSISLKHTLSLLELEEKLKDIRKVVEHKDSDQIASCSPLCHYLMPDEENPLAAQACGLTERDIATIKLLNETRDMLESPDFSTVLSTCLNRGFSRLLDNMAEFFRPTEQDLSQNGSVNSLSSVSLPLAKIIPIINGQIHSVCSETPSHFVQDLLMMEQVKDFAANVYEAFSTPQQLEK
- the PEX3 gene encoding peroxisomal biogenesis factor 3 isoform X2; this translates as MKRVYLLGKYGQKKIREIQEREAAEYIAQARRQYHFESNQRTCNMTVLSMLPTLRDALMHQLNSESLTSLLKNRPANKLEIWEDLKIISFTRSIVAVYSTCMLVVLLRVQLNIIGGYIYLDNAALGKNGTTPLAPPEVQQQYLSSIQHLLGDGLTELITIVKQAVHKVFGSISLKHTLSLLELEEKLKDIRKVVEHKDSDQIASCSPLCHYLMPDEENPLAAQACGLTERDIATIKLLNETRDMLESPDFSTVLSTCLNRGFSRLLDNMAEFFRPTEQDLSQNGSVNSLSSVSLPLAKIIPIINGQIHSVCSETPSHFVQDLLMMEQVKDFAANVYEAFSTPQQLEK